A single Oryza brachyantha chromosome 8, ObraRS2, whole genome shotgun sequence DNA region contains:
- the LOC102711640 gene encoding aminoacylase-1 codes for MASKKSSTRTSPMAAGASLLLFLLPLAISAASPSSDAEVISRFQEYLRIDTAQPAPDYAAAVAFLRGQADAAGLEASTLELVAGKPLLLLRWPGRRPSLPSVLLNSHTDVVPSEPHKWEHPPFSAALDEASGRIYARGSQDMKCVGMQYLEAIRRLRSAGFIPDRDIYLTFVPDEEIGGHDGVEAFVKSTEFKEMNVGLVLDEGLPSLGEEYRVFYGERSPWWLTIKAKGAPGHGAKLYDGSAMENLMKSVEAIRKFRTSQFDLVKSGAKAEGDVVSVNFAYLKAGTPTPTGFVMNLQPSEAEIGLDIRLPPGVHIEAMERRLAEEWAPSSRNLTFEFKQKASVLDKFGKPAVTPADSSNSWWPLLEEAVKRAGGKLGKPEIFPASTDARYFREIGLPAFGFSPMANTPILLHDHNEFLSKDEYLKGIGIYESIIRTLATLKDSNVDEESRAEL; via the exons ATGGCGAGCAAGAAGAGCTCGACGCGGACGTCTcccatggccgccggcgccagccttctccttttcctcctccccttaGCCATCTCGGCTgcttcgccgtcgtcggacgcGGAGGTGATCTCCCGGTTCCAGGAGTACCTCCGCATCGACACGGCGCAGCCGGCGCCGGACtacgccgcggcggtggcgttcCTCCGGGGCCAGGCAGACGCTGCCGGGCTCGAGGCGAGCACGTTGGAGCTCGTCGCCGGCAagcccctgctgctgctccggtggccggggcggcggccgtcgcTCCCTTCTGTGCTCCTCAACTCCCACACCGACGTCGTGCCGTCGGAGCCGCACAAGTGGGAGCACCCGCCCTTCTCCGCTGCCCTCGACGAGGCATCAGGTCGCATCTACGCGCGAGGCTCACAG GATATGAAGTGTGTGGGAATGCAGTATCTTGAAGCCATCCGCCGTCTTCGCAGTGCAGGCTTTATCCCAGACCGAGATATCTATCTTACATTTGTTCCAGATGAAGAGATTGGTGGACATGATGGTGTTGAGGCATTTGTTAAATCAACGGAGTTCAAAGAAATGAATGTAGGTTTGGTTCTTGATGAAGGGCTTCCATCCCTCGGGGAGGAGTACCGTGTGTTCTACGGGGAGCGTAGTCCTTGGTGGCTTACTATTAAAGCTAAGGGAGCACCAGGGCATGGTGCAAAGCTGTATGATGGTAGTGCAATGGAGAATTTGATGAAGAGTGTGGAAGCAATTAGGAAGTTCAGAACATCACAGTTTGATTTGGTCAAGTCTGGAGCAAAGGCTGAAGGAGATGTCGTATCAGTGAACTTTGCATACTTGAAGGCTGGCACACCAACACCAACG GGTTTTGTTATGAATCTACAACCATCTGAAGCAGAGATTGGTTTAGACATCCGACTCCCTCCTGGTGTTCATATTGAGGCAATGGAGAGGCGTCTTGCTGAGGAATGGGCACCTTCTTCACGCAACTTGACTTTTGAG TTTAAACAAAAAGCCTCTGTCCTTGACAAATTTGGGAAGCCAGCCGTCACCCCTGCTGACAGCTCAAACTCATGGTGGCCTCTACTTGAAGAGGCTGTGAAGAGAGCTGGTGGCAAACTTGGTAAGCCAGAAATATTCCCAGCCTCTACTGACGCTCGTTACTTCCGGGAGATTGGGCTACCCGCATTCGGTTTCTCTCCAATGGCAAACACACCAATATTACTCCATGATCACAATGAG TTTTTGAGCAAAGATGAGTATCTCAAAGGGATTGGGATATACGAGTCTATCATCAGGACATTGGCTACTCTTAAAGACAGCAATGTGGACGAAGAATCCAGGGCAGAGCTATGA
- the LOC107304748 gene encoding uncharacterized protein LOC107304748, whose product MAATGAGAGGGRGPGPRDMRLTMQEAAKKLSLWHSATFRPILTHDELEPILSAAGFAALPPAPRPPPEHHHHHQHAGAGAAATPLPWREYAFVGVAAAGRRNAAAAAGWLGPRPRLPYPRVDALHLRTYQAFLGAVEFYLGALPVAALFHVRCMPVTTAQDRVFDKVFRVMRNFGVEDDGLIVYRDGTLDDATFAVCSEHSPVQDVGYHVIPGNTCSELGYLKPGRIAGNCDEENCGRSGAARKPSLPNPAGRKTTPLKLEQ is encoded by the exons atggcggcgacgggcgccggagccggagggggaagggggcCGGGGCCGCGGGACATGAGGCTGACGATGCAGGAGGCGGCCAAGAAGCTGTCCCTGTGGCACTCCGCCACGTTCCGCCCAATCCTCACCCACGACGAGCTCGAGCCCATCCTCTCCGCGGCCGGgttcgccgcgctgccgccggcgccgcggcccccgcccgagcaccaccaccaccaccagcacgccggcgccggcgcggccgcgacGCCGTTGCCGTGGCGCGAGTACGCGTTCGTCGGCGTGGCCGCCGCGGGGCGCCgcaatgccgccgccgccgccgggtggCTCGGCCCGCGGCCGCGCCTGCCGTACCCGCGCGTCGACGCGCTGCACCTCCGCACGTACCAGGCCTTCCTCGGCGCCGTCGAGTTCTACCTCGGCGccctccccgtcgccgccctctTCCACGTCAG GTGCATgccggtgacgacggcgcAGGACAGGGTGTTCGACAAGGTGTTCCGGGTGATGCGCAACTTCGGCGTCGAGGACGACGGCCTCATCGTCTACCGCGACGGCACCCTCGACGACGCCACCTTCGCCGTCTGCAGCGAGCACAGCCCCGTCCAGGACGTCGGCTACCACGTCATCCCGGGGAACACCTGCAGCGAGCTCGGCTACCTCAAGCCCGGCAGGATCGCCGGCAACTGCGACGAGGAGAACTGCGGGAGATCAGGCGCCGCCAGGAAGCCGAGCTTGCCCAACCCTGCAGGCAGAAAGACGACGCCACTCAAGCTAGAACagtag
- the LOC102717181 gene encoding heavy metal-associated isoprenylated plant protein 28-like, translated as MQSTELKVEMVALHEKRVRKCLSKVKGVERVEVEASLQKVVVTGYANRSKILKALRRVGLRAEPWSPRNELLSAYAAGSLMAANNYYYYSFF; from the exons ATGCAGAGCACCGAGCTGAAAGTGGAGATGGTGGCACTGCATGAGAAGAGGGTACGGAAATGTCTGTCCAAAGTGAAAG GGGTGGAgagggtggaggtggaggcgagCCTGCAGAAGGTGGTGGTGACAGGGTACGCGAACCGGAGCAAGATCCTCAAGGCGCTCAGGAGGGTGGGGCTCAGGGCGGAGCCATGGTCGCCGAGGAACGAGCTGCTCAGCGCCTACGCCGCCGGCAGCCTCATGGCCGCCaacaactactactactacagcTTCTTCTGA
- the LOC102717461 gene encoding geranylgeranyl transferase type-2 subunit beta 1-like, whose protein sequence is MGDGGELAAEKHVRYIVTVEKKKDSFESLVMEHIRLNGAYWGLTTLDLLQKLHAVEADEVIQWIMSCYHPESGGFGGNVGHDAHVLYTLSAVQVLCLFDRLDALDVDKVADYIVGLQNEDGSFSGDIWGEVDTRFSYIAICALSLLHRLHKINVQKAVDYIVSCKNLDGGFGAMPGGESHAGQIFCCVGALAITGSLHHVDRDLLGWWLCERQCKEGGLNGRPEKLADVCYSWWVLSSLIMIDRVHWIDKDKLAKFILNCQDKENGGISDRPDNAVDIYHTYFGVAGLSLMEYPGVKPMDPAYALPLDVVNRIFLRKEH, encoded by the exons ATGGGGGATGGCGGGGAGCTGGCGGCGGAGAAGCACGTCCGCTACATCGTCACCGTGGAGAAG AAGAAGGACTCGTTCGAGTCGCTGGTGATGGAGCACATCCGGCTCAACGGCGCCTACTGGGGCCTCACCACGCTCGACCTCCTCCAAAAGCTCCACGCCGTCGAAGCCGACGAGGTCATCCAGTGGATCATGTCCTGCTACCACCCGGAATCTG GTGGATTCGGGGGAAACGTTGGGCACGACGCACATGTCCTCTACACGCTCAGTGCCGTGCAGGTCCTCTGCCTCTTTGATCGGCTTGATGCTCTTGATGTCGATAAGGTTGCTGATT ACATTGTTGGACTTCAAAACGAGGATGGATCATTCTCTGGTGATATTTGGGGTGAAGTTGATACTCG ATTCTCATACATTGCAATATGCGCCCTCTCTTTGCTGCATCGTCTGCACAAAATTAATGTGCAAAAAGCTGTAGATTATATTGTAAGCTGTAAGAACTTGGATGGTGGATTTGGAGCTATGCCAGGAGGGGAATCTCACGCTGGGCAGA TATTTTGCTGTGTTGGTGCTCTCGCAATCACTGGTTCGTTGCATCATGTCGATAGAGATCTCCTTGGATGGTGGCTTTGTGAGCGCCAGTGCAAAGAGGGAGGGCTCAATGGGCGGCCTGAGAAACTTGCCGAT GTGTGTTACTCTTGGTGGGTGCTCTCAAGCTTGATAATGATTGATAGAGTGCACTGGATTGACAAGGACAAACTTGCAAAATTCATACTAAACTGCCAG GACAAGGAAAATGGTGGAATTTCGGATAGACCAGATAATGCGGTTGATATCTATCACACATATTTTGGAGTTGCAG GGCTTTCACTGATGGAGTACCCTGGAGTGAAGCCTATGGATCCTGCCTATGCGCTGCCGCTGGATGTTGTCAACCGGATTTTCTTGAGAAAAGAACATTAG
- the LOC102717737 gene encoding AT-hook motif nuclear-localized protein 10, with translation MEVRSEQGLMAGRDLFGMPKSPPAPAPPSSGAMQSVRMAYTSDGTPVFTPVSAAAAPPGYQSGGGAGTGSTMPAAGGNGAAALPDLGEPVLKKKRGRPRKYGPDGSMSLGLVASPTSAGSTPGASGPFSLTQPKPASLASPVSQDGVKKRGRPKGSTNKPRIDAVGSAGVGFTPHIITVQAGEDVSSKIMSFTQHGNRAVCVLSANGAISNVTLRQTATSGGTVTYEGRFEILSLSGSFLLTDHGGQRSRTGGLSVSLAGPDGRLLGGGVAGLLIAATPVQIVVGSFNSEGKKEPKQHVSLEPAPLKTAPATGMGPNSSPPSRGTLSESSGGAGSPLHPGIAPPSNNSQPPFLSSMPWK, from the exons ATGGAGGTGAGGTCGGAGCAAGGGCTAATGGCGGGGAGGGATCTGTTCGGCATGCCGAAgagcccgccggcgccggcgccgccgtcgtcgggagCCATGCAGAGCGTCCGCATGGCGTACACCTCAGACGGCACCCCCGTGTTCACCCCGGttagcgccgcggcggcgccgccgggttACCAgtcgggtggcggcgcgggcacCGGCTCAACCATGCCGGCCGCCGGAGGCAATGGCGCCGCAGCACTGCCGGACTTGGGGGAGCCCGTGCTCAAAAAGAAGCGCGGGCGGCCGAGGAAGTACGGGCCCGACGGGTCCATGTCGCTGGGGTTGGTGGCCTCGCCGACGTCTGCAGGGTCGACGCCGGGCGCTTCAGGGCCGTTCTCGCTGACGCAGCCGAAGCCGGCGAGCCTCGCGTCGCCGGTGTCACAAGACGGAGTGAAGAAGCGGGGCCGGCCTAAGGGTTCTACGAACAAGCCGCGCATCGATGCCGTTG GATCAGCAGGAGTTGGATTTACACCACATATTATTACAGTCCAAGCTGGAGAG GATGTATCCTCAAAGATTATGTCATTTACTCAACATGGAAATCGCGCAGTTTGTGTTCTTTCAGCAAATGGTGCCATATCAAATGTTACACTTCGCCAAACTGCTACCTCAGGTGGAACAGTGACATACGAG GGCCGATTTGAGATACTATCGCTGTCTGGGTCTTTCCTTCTAACAGACCATGGAGGGCAGCGTAGTCGAACTGGGGGACTCAGTGTTTCGCTTGCTGGTCCTGATGGTCGTCTCTTGGGAGGTGGCGTTGCCGGACTTCTCATAGCAGCTACACCAGTCCAG ATTGTTGTGGGAAGCTTCAATTctgaagggaaaaaggagcCGAAACAGCATGTTTCTTTAGAACCGGCGCCATTGAAAACTGCGCCGGCCACTGGGATGGGACCCAACAGCAGTCCCCCTTCAAGAGGCACATTGAGTGAATCCTCAGGTGGAGCTGGAAGCCCCCTGCATCCAGGCATTGCTCCTCCCAGCAACAATAGCCAGCCGCCATTCTTGTCTAGCATGCCATGGAAATGA
- the LOC102718019 gene encoding psbP domain-containing protein 3, chloroplastic has translation MAAAVNSATAPLCRGLSSSSSSSGGARTRRATVRCGAGDARVEGLRRREALLSVLLSTTAASAPALAPAAAAAATAELQEGFRTYEDEANKYSIAIPQDWLVGAGDVSGFKSVTAFYPDQVAESNVSVAITGIGPDFTSLKSFGDVDAFAESLVNGLDRSWKRPPGVAAKLIDSRASNGLYYIEYTLQNPGERRRHIVSAIGMAFNGWYNRLYTVTGQYIDDAADVDKFRAQIEKSVKSFRFT, from the exons aTGGCTGCCGCTGTGAATTCCGCAACCGCGCCTCTCTGCCGaggcctctcctcctcctcctcctcctccggcggcgccaGGACGCGGCGAGCGACGGTCAGATGCGGCGCCGGTGATGCTCG AGTGGAGGGGCtgaggcggagggaggcgttGCTGAGCGTCCTCCTCTCCACCACGGCGGCGTCCGCGCCGGCGctcgctcccgccgccgccgccgccgcgaccgccG AGTTGCAGGAAGGTTTCCGCACGTACGAGGATGAGGCCAACAAGTACAGCATCGCCATCCCACAAG ACTGGctggtcggcgccggcgacgtcagCGGCTTCAAGTCCGTGACGGCGTTCTACCCCGACCAAGTCGCCGAATCCAATG TCAGCGTCGCCATAACCGGAATCGGCCCCGATTTCACCAGCCTCAAGTCCTtcggcgacgtcgacgcctTCGCCGAGAGCCTG GTGAACGGTCTGGACAGGAGCTGGAAGAGGCCGCCGGGGGTCGCCGCGAAGCTCATCGACTCCAGGGCATCCAACG GCCTGTACTACATCGAGTACACGCTGCAGAACCCCGGCGAGAGGCGCCGGCACATCGTCTCGGCCATCGGAATGGCGTTCAACGGCTGGTACAACAGGCTGTACACGGTGACAGGGCAG TATATTGATGACGCCGCTGATGTGGACAAGTTCAGGGCTCAAATAGAGAAG TCTGTCAAATCATTCAGGTTCACATGA
- the LOC102711909 gene encoding cyclin-dependent kinase B2-1, whose amino-acid sequence MAALQHQHQHQAAAAAAAGPVTTTTGGGLRAMDLYEKLEKVGEGTYGKVYKARERATGRIVALKKTRLPEDDEGVPPTALREVSLLRMLSQDPHVVRLLDLKQGQNKEGQTILYLVFEYMDTDLKKFIRGHRQNHEKIAAPTVKILMYQLCKGVAFCHGRGVLHRDLKPHNLLMDRKTMALKIADLGLSRAFTVPLKKYTHEILTLWYRAPEVLLGATHYSTPVDMWSVGCIFAELATNQPLFAGDSEVQQLLHIFKLLGTPNERVWPGVSKLPNWHEYPQWNPSKVSDVVQGLDTDGLDLLEKMLQYEPSKRISAKKAMEHPYFNGVNKDLY is encoded by the exons ATGGCGGCGctccagcaccagcaccagcaccaggcggcggcggcggcggcggcggggccggtgacgacgacgacggggggAGGGCTGCGGGCGATGGACCTGTACGAGAAGCTGGAGAAGGTCGGGGAGGGGACGTACGGGAAGGTGTACAaggcgagggagagggcgaCGGGGCGGATCGTGGCGCTGAAGAAGACGCGGCTCCccgaggacgacgagggcgTGCCGCCGACGGCGCTGAGGGAGGTGTCGCTGCTGCGGATGCTGTCGCAGGACCCGCACGTCGTGCGCCTGCTCGACCTGAAGCAGGGCCAGAACAAGGAGGGCCAGACCATCCTCTACCTCGTCTTCGAGTACATGGACACCGACCTCAAGAAGTTCATCCGCGGGCACCGCCAGAACCACGAGAAGATCGCCGCGCCCACCGTCAAG ATCCTGATGTACCAGCTCTGCAAGGGCGTTGCTTTCTGCCACGGCCGCGGTGTGCTGCACCGTGACCTCAAGCCGCACAACCTGCTCATGGACCGCAAGACCATGGCCCTCAAGATCGCCGACCTCGGGCTCAGCCGTGCCTTCACGGTTCCTCTCAAGAAGTACACCCATGAG ATCTTGACGCTGTGGTACAGGGCTCCCGAGGTTCTTCTCGGCGCGACGCACTATTCCACACCGGTTGACATGTGGTCTGTGGGCTGCATATTTG CTGAGTTGGCCACTAACCAACCTCTTTTCGCTGGAGATTCTGAGGTTCAGCAGCTGCTGCACATTTTCAA GTTGCTGGGCACCCCAAATGAGCGGGTTTGGCCAGGTGTGAGCAAGCTACCAAACTGGCACGAGTACCCCCAGTGGAATCCCTCAAAAGTATCCGATGTTGTCCAGGGTCTCGACACCGACGGTCTTGATCTGCTTGAG aaAATGCTGCAGTATGAGCCATCAAAGAGGATTTCTGCGAAGAAGGCCATGGAGCATCCTTACTTCAACGGTGTGAATAAGGATCTCTACTGA